In the genome of Victivallis lenta, one region contains:
- a CDS encoding AraC family transcriptional regulator, producing the protein MDYLSRHLAGLPRRLNVAPQLDSIGFIPEKRDIVDRIFPSWNFSFVLAGEGFYELGGVRHKVRAPAVLTQWPGEPMHYGPDSAWREIFLIYPENCGEKLRELGLMRENRPFWQVGNPHRLFELAEEFETLAADAELESNTDRLDCCAVRLVLESLLEKQLGVPGRLEPELRALAGQIRRNPSRPYDWDEEAAKLGISRTTFRRFFLAYLNLPAGEFLLNARIDRARRLLIETTLPVAEIARRCGFADPFYFSRRFRLENGETASAYRDRNRVGG; encoded by the coding sequence ATGGATTATTTATCCAGACACCTGGCCGGACTGCCGCGCCGGCTGAATGTGGCGCCGCAGCTCGATTCGATCGGCTTCATCCCGGAGAAGCGGGATATCGTCGACCGGATTTTCCCGAGCTGGAACTTTTCGTTCGTCCTGGCGGGAGAAGGCTTCTACGAGCTCGGCGGAGTCCGGCACAAAGTCCGCGCGCCGGCGGTGCTGACCCAGTGGCCCGGTGAACCGATGCACTACGGGCCCGACTCCGCCTGGCGTGAAATCTTCCTGATCTACCCGGAAAATTGCGGGGAAAAGCTGCGGGAACTCGGGCTCATGCGGGAGAACCGGCCGTTCTGGCAGGTCGGCAATCCGCACCGACTCTTCGAACTGGCCGAGGAGTTCGAAACGCTCGCGGCCGACGCGGAGCTCGAATCGAACACCGACCGGCTCGACTGCTGCGCGGTACGGCTCGTCCTCGAGAGTTTGCTGGAGAAGCAGCTGGGCGTACCGGGGCGGCTGGAGCCGGAGCTCCGGGCGCTGGCCGGGCAGATCCGGCGGAATCCGTCCCGGCCGTACGACTGGGACGAGGAGGCGGCGAAGCTCGGAATTTCCCGCACGACGTTCCGGCGCTTTTTTCTGGCCTACCTCAATCTGCCGGCGGGGGAGTTCCTGCTGAACGCCCGGATCGACCGGGCGCGGCGGCTGCTGATCGAAACGACGCTGCCGGTCGCGGAGATCGCCCGGCGGTGCGGATTCGCGGACCCGTTCTATTTTTCACGCCGGTTCCGGCTGGAAAACGGCGAGACGGCGAGCGCTTATCGCGACCGCAACCGGGTCGGGGGATGA
- a CDS encoding Gfo/Idh/MocA family protein, which yields MKNAVAIGVIGCGNISDAYFRSLPSFPDVRLAAASDLVMERAKAKAEQYGFRAMTTEELLNDPEIRLVINLTTPEFHTAVNKRILMAGKHAYTEKPFGLDREAGREVLALAASKGLRTGGAPDTFLGGAHQTCRRLVDAGAIGKVVAGTAFMQCHGHESWHPNPAFYYRRGGGPLFDMGPYYLTALVNLLGPVAEVAAFGGRAFDEREITAPAATEKSCKVEVDTHIAAVLRFASGALVNLAMSFDVWKHSLPCIELHGTAGSLSVPDPNCFGGEVRLFLPHLAEWAKLKLTHGYTDNMRGIGAADLARSLSGGVPARACGELAFHVLDVMCGISDSARTGAFVKVQSTCERPAPLPVGLRHGQLELEA from the coding sequence ATGAAAAATGCCGTTGCAATCGGGGTGATCGGGTGCGGGAACATCAGCGACGCCTATTTCCGGTCGCTGCCGTCTTTCCCGGACGTGCGGCTCGCGGCCGCGAGCGATCTGGTGATGGAGCGGGCCAAAGCGAAGGCGGAACAGTACGGCTTCCGCGCGATGACGACCGAAGAGCTGCTGAACGATCCTGAGATCAGGCTGGTCATCAACCTCACCACGCCGGAGTTCCACACCGCCGTCAACAAGCGGATTCTGATGGCCGGCAAACATGCTTACACCGAAAAGCCGTTCGGCCTGGACCGCGAGGCCGGACGTGAAGTGCTCGCGCTCGCCGCTTCGAAAGGACTCCGGACCGGCGGCGCTCCGGATACGTTTCTCGGCGGCGCGCACCAGACCTGCCGCCGGCTGGTCGATGCGGGCGCGATCGGGAAGGTGGTCGCCGGAACCGCATTCATGCAGTGTCACGGCCACGAGAGCTGGCACCCGAACCCGGCTTTCTACTACCGGCGCGGCGGCGGCCCGCTGTTCGACATGGGGCCCTATTACCTGACTGCGCTGGTCAATCTGCTCGGCCCGGTGGCCGAAGTTGCGGCGTTCGGCGGACGCGCCTTCGACGAACGCGAAATCACGGCCCCTGCCGCGACCGAAAAAAGCTGCAAAGTCGAGGTCGACACGCATATCGCGGCCGTGCTGCGCTTCGCGTCGGGCGCACTGGTGAATCTCGCGATGAGCTTCGACGTCTGGAAGCACTCTCTGCCCTGCATCGAGCTGCACGGCACGGCGGGATCGTTGTCGGTGCCGGACCCGAACTGCTTCGGCGGCGAGGTCCGGCTTTTCCTGCCGCATCTGGCCGAGTGGGCGAAACTGAAGCTCACGCACGGCTACACCGACAATATGCGCGGCATCGGGGCGGCGGATCTGGCCCGCTCGCTTTCAGGCGGCGTTCCGGCCCGCGCCTGCGGAGAACTTGCGTTCCACGTTCTCGATGTCATGTGCGGCATCAGTGATTCCGCGCGGACTGGCGCATTCGTCAAAGTGCAATCGACCTGCGAACGCCCGGCGCCGTTGCCGGTCGGACTCCGGCACGGTCAACTTGAATTGGAGGCATGA